In Mycolicibacterium phocaicum, one DNA window encodes the following:
- a CDS encoding Mu transposase domain-containing protein, whose amino-acid sequence MLTWEDDVEVHALHKRGWSISAIARHTGFDRKTVRKYLAGDGTPGVRARPGPDPFEPFVDYVAARLTEDPHLWARTLFDELEDLGFGLSYQSLTRNIRARSLRPVCEACRTATQRPNAVIPHEPGDETQWDWLELPDPPQSWGWGKTAHLLVGSLAHSGKWRGYLAPLEDQPHLVAGLDRVTRGLGGLTRVWRFDRMATVCDPGSGRVTASFAGVAKHYGVAVAICPARRGNRKGVVEKVNHTAAQRWWRTLADEATVEAAQASVDRFARVRGDTRMRATADGRSSVAVVAKAEPLLPAPAQAYPVIVSERRTASRQALVPYRGNRYSVPPELAAAQVVVSHPVGGEFCDIATTSGIIVARHRMAADGLGVMVRDSGHVIALDTAAMATAATGRPHRPKERIPPGPAAKAAAAQLLALKRPSTTAIETSTPSTDSTVIDLSAYERAAQNRTIQ is encoded by the coding sequence ATGCTCACATGGGAGGACGATGTGGAAGTACATGCCCTGCACAAACGTGGTTGGTCGATCTCGGCGATCGCCCGCCACACCGGCTTCGATCGCAAGACGGTCCGCAAGTATTTGGCCGGTGACGGCACGCCCGGGGTCCGCGCCCGGCCTGGCCCTGATCCGTTCGAGCCGTTCGTCGACTACGTCGCCGCGAGGCTGACCGAGGACCCACACCTGTGGGCCCGCACCCTGTTCGACGAGCTGGAGGACCTGGGGTTCGGGTTGTCGTATCAGAGCCTGACCCGCAACATCCGCGCCCGCAGCCTGCGCCCGGTCTGTGAGGCTTGCCGGACCGCCACGCAGCGCCCGAACGCGGTAATCCCGCACGAGCCCGGGGATGAAACCCAATGGGACTGGCTGGAATTACCCGATCCACCGCAGTCGTGGGGTTGGGGCAAGACCGCGCACCTGCTGGTCGGCTCGCTGGCGCATTCCGGGAAGTGGCGCGGCTATCTGGCACCCTTGGAGGATCAGCCGCATCTGGTCGCCGGCCTGGACCGCGTCACCCGCGGCCTCGGTGGACTCACGCGGGTGTGGCGCTTCGATCGGATGGCGACCGTGTGTGACCCCGGCTCGGGTCGGGTGACGGCGTCGTTCGCCGGGGTGGCCAAGCACTACGGCGTCGCGGTGGCGATCTGCCCGGCCCGGCGCGGCAACCGCAAGGGCGTGGTGGAGAAGGTCAATCACACCGCCGCGCAACGCTGGTGGCGCACCCTGGCCGACGAGGCCACCGTGGAGGCGGCCCAGGCCAGCGTGGATCGCTTCGCCCGGGTCCGTGGTGACACCCGAATGCGTGCCACCGCTGACGGGCGGTCCTCGGTCGCTGTCGTGGCCAAGGCCGAACCGCTACTCCCGGCGCCGGCGCAGGCGTATCCCGTCATCGTCTCCGAGCGTCGGACTGCGTCCCGGCAGGCATTGGTGCCCTACCGCGGCAATCGCTACTCAGTGCCCCCGGAACTGGCCGCCGCCCAGGTCGTGGTGTCCCATCCGGTCGGGGGCGAGTTCTGCGACATCGCCACCACGAGCGGGATCATCGTCGCTCGGCACCGGATGGCCGCCGACGGGCTTGGGGTGATGGTGCGTGACAGCGGGCATGTCATCGCCTTGGACACCGCGGCGATGGCCACCGCAGCCACCGGGCGTCCGCATCGCCCCAAGGAACGCATCCCACCGGGACCGGCCGCTAAAGCCGCTGCCGCGCAACTGCTTGCACTCAAGCGGCCATCCACCACCGCTATTGAAACATCGACTCCATCAACTGATTCCACCGTCATCGACTTGTCCGCCTACGAGCGGGCCGCCCAGAACAGGACCATCCAATGA
- a CDS encoding galactosyltransferase-related protein → MILVPYRPDGGRRDELWSFTAAWLKRHHPDYPIYIGESPAGLFNRSAAINHAATEAGDWDVAVICDSDTLVAPSQFEDAVARAHSTELLTSALTRVVELTEESTDRFMADSELDPRGLRSVRTRKRELLTQSSVVAVPRRLWDAVGGFDEEFCGWGCEDNAFWLAAGIVGGHGKANGNPSRISGPAYHLWHPPATKIKILDPAFRSNSRRLRRYRKARTPEHLALLRS, encoded by the coding sequence GTGATCCTGGTGCCCTATCGACCCGATGGTGGCAGGCGCGATGAGCTGTGGAGCTTCACAGCAGCGTGGCTCAAGAGACATCATCCCGACTACCCGATTTACATCGGCGAATCTCCCGCCGGGTTGTTCAACCGCAGCGCTGCGATCAACCACGCCGCCACTGAAGCGGGTGACTGGGACGTTGCGGTGATTTGCGATTCCGACACCCTGGTGGCACCGTCACAATTCGAGGATGCAGTCGCGCGAGCACATTCGACTGAGCTGTTGACTTCGGCCCTCACCAGGGTCGTCGAGCTCACCGAGGAGTCGACTGATCGGTTCATGGCCGACTCGGAACTGGATCCGCGAGGACTCCGCTCGGTCCGAACCCGTAAACGGGAACTGCTGACGCAGTCGTCGGTCGTTGCCGTGCCTCGCCGCCTGTGGGATGCCGTCGGCGGATTCGACGAGGAATTCTGCGGCTGGGGTTGCGAGGACAACGCCTTTTGGCTTGCCGCCGGTATTGTCGGCGGGCACGGCAAGGCGAACGGTAATCCGTCGCGTATCAGCGGTCCCGCCTATCACCTCTGGCACCCGCCGGCCACTAAAATCAAGATTCTCGACCCGGCGTTCCGGAGCAACTCACGGCGACTGCGGCGCTACAGGAAAGCGCGCACACCCGAACATCTCGCACTGTTGCGCAGCTGA
- a CDS encoding glycosyltransferase family A protein gives MLAFITTIRHPRNSTDYGQVEEFLSDTLDSIARQACDDYVVIVVGNQKPAFPLPPQMHFVGVNFPPPTAQRGAQTGMGPVIWDKGTKTGIGLAAAREFSPDFVMFFDADDYLHRDVARYVHDHPDSQGWVVRKGWMYSRARNSYVRRNRLFRICGTSFVVPFAAFEVPDHLTVSSTQSEVVDAFGGPDPKCWTR, from the coding sequence ATGCTGGCTTTTATCACCACAATCAGACATCCGAGAAATTCGACCGACTACGGCCAGGTGGAGGAATTCCTATCCGACACACTCGATTCGATCGCGCGGCAGGCTTGCGATGACTATGTGGTCATTGTTGTGGGCAATCAAAAGCCGGCTTTCCCGCTGCCGCCACAGATGCACTTCGTGGGCGTCAATTTTCCGCCTCCCACTGCGCAACGCGGGGCACAGACCGGGATGGGACCGGTGATTTGGGACAAAGGCACCAAGACCGGGATCGGCTTGGCCGCAGCACGTGAATTTTCTCCTGATTTTGTGATGTTCTTCGACGCCGACGACTATCTCCACCGCGATGTAGCCCGCTATGTGCATGACCATCCAGACAGTCAAGGTTGGGTGGTTCGCAAAGGTTGGATGTACTCGCGCGCCAGGAACAGCTATGTTCGGCGCAACCGGCTATTCCGGATCTGCGGCACGTCCTTCGTCGTTCCGTTTGCAGCGTTCGAGGTGCCTGATCACCTTACGGTGTCATCTACGCAGTCAGAGGTCGTCGATGCGTTCGGGGGTCCTGACCCCAAGTGTTGGACACGCTGA
- a CDS encoding ABC transporter permease — MNPTSKDAVANSVESRTASVAAESAVFAGRLITRWRRDPMVPVQALLFPTVLLVVYHLLISKSMVKVMGTDNIALVVAMCALAGAMSGSLASALSIPVERDSGLLSRFWVMPVHRMSPLSGILLAEAVRTFAGTLLIVTVGAMFGLRFDSRLIGAALFVLIPVLWIVVFATVVITVAVHSGNRTMLTWFATGVMGLAFGNSSVVPVKVLPSWVRPLIEFQPMSPTILAMRALSEGGPVLAPLLITTGWIVLLGAVFLPLAVSGFRKASESGD; from the coding sequence ATGAACCCGACATCGAAGGATGCGGTGGCCAACTCGGTCGAATCGCGCACCGCCTCCGTGGCCGCCGAGAGTGCGGTGTTCGCCGGCCGTCTGATCACCCGGTGGCGCCGCGACCCGATGGTGCCGGTTCAGGCGTTGTTGTTCCCAACGGTGCTGCTGGTGGTTTACCACCTGCTGATCAGCAAGTCGATGGTCAAGGTGATGGGCACCGACAACATCGCGCTGGTGGTCGCGATGTGCGCGCTGGCCGGCGCCATGTCGGGCTCGTTGGCGTCGGCACTGAGCATTCCCGTGGAGCGCGATAGTGGACTATTGAGTCGGTTCTGGGTCATGCCGGTACACAGGATGAGCCCACTGAGCGGAATCCTGCTGGCGGAGGCGGTACGGACCTTCGCCGGTACACTCCTCATCGTCACAGTCGGAGCGATGTTCGGACTGCGTTTCGACAGCAGGTTGATCGGGGCGGCGCTGTTCGTCCTGATTCCGGTGTTGTGGATCGTGGTGTTTGCGACGGTGGTCATCACAGTCGCGGTTCATTCGGGCAATCGCACCATGCTCACCTGGTTTGCTACCGGCGTCATGGGTCTGGCGTTCGGTAACTCATCCGTGGTACCGGTCAAAGTTCTGCCGTCGTGGGTTCGACCGCTGATCGAATTCCAGCCGATGTCTCCGACCATCCTCGCCATGCGGGCGTTGAGCGAGGGCGGTCCGGTGCTGGCCCCGCTACTGATAACCACAGGCTGGATCGTGCTGCTAGGCGCGGTATTCCTGCCGCTGGCCGTCAGTGGCTTCCGGAAGGCGAGCGAGTCCGGAGACTGA
- a CDS encoding ABC transporter permease: MTAVVALTERVVTRAARDLDIVFAAIAPVATFAGANLVLRHIIDTGGMSYAQYMLPAIIVQAMLFGALTTTDRAAEESSSGFSDRLRTLPISPLAPLAARILYCLIRGGVALVATIAVGYAFGFRMDGGASATLAFVAMALALTLALSLGSDALGVRARRSETSSQLLLIPQLLLLLLSTGLAPVESFPGALQPFVRYQPVSQLTETLRGFSTGNTDPVNLVISLAWCAGMLVIFGTIAIRGQRRIP; the protein is encoded by the coding sequence ATGACAGCGGTGGTCGCGCTGACCGAGCGGGTGGTGACGCGCGCGGCGCGGGACCTTGACATCGTCTTCGCGGCAATTGCCCCGGTCGCAACGTTCGCCGGAGCCAATCTGGTACTGCGCCACATCATCGACACCGGCGGCATGAGCTACGCGCAGTACATGTTGCCCGCGATCATCGTGCAAGCCATGTTATTCGGCGCACTCACAACCACCGACCGGGCCGCAGAGGAGAGTTCCTCGGGTTTCAGCGACCGGCTGCGCACCCTGCCCATCTCCCCGCTGGCTCCACTCGCGGCGCGAATCCTCTACTGCCTCATCCGCGGAGGCGTGGCGCTGGTCGCGACGATTGCGGTGGGCTACGCGTTCGGATTCCGGATGGATGGCGGCGCGAGTGCGACGCTCGCCTTCGTCGCGATGGCGCTCGCCTTGACTCTGGCGCTGTCTCTGGGCTCCGACGCGCTCGGCGTCCGAGCGCGCCGAAGCGAGACATCGAGCCAATTGTTGCTGATCCCCCAGCTGCTCTTGCTCCTGCTGTCTACGGGCCTCGCCCCCGTTGAATCGTTCCCCGGCGCCTTACAGCCGTTCGTGCGTTATCAGCCCGTGTCGCAGTTAACCGAAACGCTGCGGGGATTCAGCACCGGAAACACCGACCCTGTCAATCTGGTCATCAGCCTCGCCTGGTGCGCGGGCATGCTGGTGATCTTCGGCACGATCGCCATCCGGGGACAAAGGCGGATTCCATGA
- a CDS encoding ATP-binding cassette domain-containing protein translates to MIELDRIAKTYGTFAALKGISFSVPTGSICALLGHNGAGKTTTVKILSTLVRPTSGTAVVAGHDVMLEPGRVRANIGVTGQDAALDGSLTGRENLVLFCRLRGMGRRAARRRADELVEQFELAYAADRAVATYSGGMRRRIDIAVSLVVPPKVLFLDEPTTGLDPRSRRDVWNLVSSLKEQNTTVLLTTQYLEEADVLSDSIVIVDSGQVIAQGTANELKSGMRRTYCHISPSDPDDLDRVAEALTGFANIEIDRDTDSVAIPALEGAATLSEVLNRMTTQGIELADIGLRKPTLDEVFLHLTERESVL, encoded by the coding sequence GTGATTGAGCTCGACCGCATCGCCAAGACATACGGGACATTTGCGGCGTTGAAGGGCATCAGCTTCTCGGTTCCGACGGGCTCCATCTGCGCTTTGCTCGGCCACAACGGCGCGGGCAAGACCACCACGGTCAAAATCCTGTCCACTCTGGTCCGACCGACATCGGGCACCGCAGTCGTGGCGGGTCACGACGTGATGCTCGAACCGGGCCGGGTCCGCGCGAACATCGGCGTGACCGGGCAGGACGCGGCGCTAGACGGATCACTCACCGGTCGCGAGAACCTCGTGCTCTTCTGTCGTCTACGCGGAATGGGCCGTCGGGCCGCCCGTCGCCGGGCCGACGAACTAGTCGAGCAGTTCGAGTTGGCATACGCCGCCGACCGTGCCGTCGCGACCTATTCGGGCGGTATGCGCCGACGCATCGACATCGCAGTGTCCCTGGTGGTTCCGCCGAAGGTGTTGTTCCTCGACGAACCCACCACGGGCTTGGACCCGCGCAGCCGTCGCGACGTGTGGAACCTGGTTTCTTCGCTGAAGGAACAAAACACCACGGTCCTGCTGACTACGCAGTATCTGGAAGAAGCTGACGTGCTCAGCGATTCGATCGTCATCGTAGATTCCGGTCAGGTCATCGCGCAGGGGACCGCCAACGAACTGAAAAGCGGGATGCGGCGCACGTACTGCCATATCAGCCCATCCGATCCAGATGATCTCGACCGCGTTGCCGAGGCACTGACCGGTTTCGCGAATATCGAAATCGACCGGGACACTGATTCAGTGGCGATCCCGGCTCTTGAAGGCGCGGCAACGCTCAGCGAGGTGCTGAACCGGATGACGACCCAGGGCATCGAGCTCGCCGATATCGGCCTGCGTAAACCGACACTCGACGAGGTCTTTCTGCACCTCACCGAGCGCGAAAGCGTCCTATGA
- a CDS encoding dTDP-4-dehydrorhamnose reductase family protein, whose protein sequence is MARRIFTITGHDPSRVRDVSTEDYFATAQAPFAPRPHNSALDLTKVEATGFEPAFYTDQLADYLSPTPEAS, encoded by the coding sequence ATCGCACGTCGGATATTCACGATTACCGGCCATGATCCGTCCCGGGTGCGCGACGTCAGCACCGAGGATTACTTCGCAACCGCGCAAGCGCCCTTTGCACCCCGACCGCACAACAGTGCGCTGGACCTGACCAAGGTCGAAGCGACGGGTTTCGAGCCGGCGTTCTACACCGACCAGCTGGCGGATTACCTCAGTCCGACGCCCGAAGCGTCGTAG
- the istB gene encoding IS21-like element helper ATPase IstB: MTATPPNATTATEESPSTVASRYQQLRSHLAELKLTAAAEALPAVLDQATVEGLSLTVALERLLAVEVEASTARRLASRLRFACLPTPATLDDFDVDSAAGIDRKLIDELGTCRYLESATNILLIGPPGTGKTHLSVGLARAAAHAGYRTYFTTAADLAARCHRAAIEGRWATTMRFFAGPTLLVIDELGYLPLPAEAASALFQVVSQRYLKTSIVITTNRGVGAWGEILGDTTVAAAMLDRLLHRSVVINLDGESYRLRDHHAAAETLRRTTTGTRQQLH, from the coding sequence ATGACCGCCACGCCGCCCAACGCCACGACCGCCACGGAGGAGTCGCCGTCGACGGTGGCGAGCCGCTATCAGCAGCTGCGCTCGCACCTGGCCGAACTCAAACTCACCGCGGCCGCCGAAGCCCTCCCCGCGGTGCTCGACCAGGCCACCGTCGAAGGCCTGTCCCTGACCGTCGCATTGGAGCGACTGCTGGCCGTGGAAGTCGAGGCCTCCACCGCCCGCCGGTTGGCGAGCCGGTTGCGGTTCGCCTGCCTGCCCACCCCGGCCACCCTCGATGACTTCGACGTCGACTCCGCCGCCGGGATCGACCGCAAGCTCATCGACGAGCTGGGCACTTGCCGCTACCTGGAATCGGCGACCAACATCCTGCTCATCGGGCCACCGGGCACCGGCAAGACGCATCTGTCCGTCGGATTGGCGAGGGCTGCAGCACATGCCGGCTACCGGACCTACTTCACCACCGCCGCCGACCTGGCCGCCCGGTGTCATCGCGCAGCGATCGAGGGGCGCTGGGCCACCACGATGCGGTTCTTCGCCGGTCCGACGCTGCTGGTGATCGATGAGCTGGGGTACTTGCCGTTGCCCGCCGAAGCCGCTTCGGCGTTGTTTCAGGTTGTCTCCCAACGGTATTTGAAGACCAGCATCGTCATCACTACCAACCGCGGGGTGGGAGCCTGGGGTGAGATCCTCGGCGACACCACCGTGGCCGCCGCAATGCTCGACCGCCTGCTGCACCGCTCGGTCGTCATCAACCTCGACGGCGAGTCCTATCGGCTACGCGACCATCATGCCGCCGCGGAAACCCTCCGCCGGACCACCACCGGAACCCGCCAACAACTACACTGA